TGTATTGCTTAGTTTAATTAGTGGTGGCGGTTCAGCTTTAATGGAGAAACCTATCCAGCCAATAACCCTTGATGATCTAAAGATAACAAATAAGCTTTTACTGGAGAGCGGAGCTGACATACGAGAAATAAATATTGTTCGAAAACACTTATCAGAAATAAAAGGTGGCCGCCTAGCTGTTAAAGCAAGTAAGGCAAAATATATTGTATCATTAATGATAAGTGATGTGCCAGGAGATAATCCAGAATTCATAGCATCAGGCCCCACAGTTCCTGATTCATCAACGTATCTTGACGCTAAAAATGTATTGGAGAGATATGATCTATGGGATAAGGTTCCAGAAAGTGTTAGAATAGTTATTAAGAAAGGAATTCGCGGTGAAATAGATGAAACTCCAAAACATGAACACCCAGTATTTAGGAAAACATTCAATAAGATTATAGCGTCAAACTATGCTGTTCTAAGAAAGTTGAGCGAATACTTTAGAGATAAAGGGTATACCCCATATATTCTAACCACTAGGCTTGAAGGAGAAAGCTCTGAGGCTGGAAAAGTTCTTGCATCTATTGCTATGGATATAAGTGATAGAGGGCTTCTAGACCAGAAACCCATAGTTTTACTGCTTGGAGGAGAACCAAATGTTAGTTTGAAAGAGCAAAGATATGGTAAGGGAGGTAGGTGCCAAGAACTAGTATTATCGTTTCTGGCAACAACTAGGGGCAGAAGAGACTTAT
This is a stretch of genomic DNA from Staphylothermus hellenicus DSM 12710. It encodes these proteins:
- a CDS encoding glycerate kinase type-2 family protein, which translates into the protein MVNAAIKVSDPEKILPLRIRRVNNCLYIDDRRICIDDGKIYVVGAGKASGKMALAVEKILGDLIEKGVVAIPYYMSSLYKLKKIQLVEAGHPIPNEGSIEAAEKILDIAGEVGEKDVLLSLISGGGSALMEKPIQPITLDDLKITNKLLLESGADIREINIVRKHLSEIKGGRLAVKASKAKYIVSLMISDVPGDNPEFIASGPTVPDSSTYLDAKNVLERYDLWDKVPESVRIVIKKGIRGEIDETPKHEHPVFRKTFNKIIASNYAVLRKLSEYFRDKGYTPYILTTRLEGESSEAGKVLASIAMDISDRGLLDQKPIVLLLGGEPNVSLKEQRYGKGGRCQELVLSFLATTRGRRDLSIIAFDTDGVDGFSDAAGAYGDYEVWENMSKNRDSPWGYLREHNSYEFFRKYNGLIITGPTGTNVNIVVAVIIHKPESSGQ